One segment of Coregonus clupeaformis isolate EN_2021a chromosome 38, ASM2061545v1, whole genome shotgun sequence DNA contains the following:
- the tmem186 gene encoding transmembrane protein 186, protein MHRYTTLFPRLAYHVLAHCRGYCVSRGSSRSLLCGPQPHGLTRLDPRWTLSIQHSYPVPPSPHLTALTKYSDLSTQKYNLIYSLPHIKVLRTVSRLKLLQTGITMLLLPPVYYMYSQGDASYLLVSYSTGIAAFAAVMLYSASHYLRRVVGMMYLDESQTTLKVSRLTFWGRRNDVYLPVMDVMTLGDTGDSIGETILRLKRYSSSETLYFSTRLGRVVDRQAFEKVFGTLI, encoded by the exons ATG CATAGGTATACAACACTCTTCCCTCGGCTGGCCTACCATGTGCTGGCCCACTGCAGAGGATACTGTGTGTCGAGAGGCAGCTCAAGGTCGCTACTCTGTGGCCCACAACCCCATGGACTCACCCGACTGGACCCAAGATGGACGCTTAGTATCCAACACAGCTACCCAGTACCCCCATCCCCACACCTCACTGCTCTCACCAAATACTCTGACTTATCCACACAAAAGTACAACCTCATCTACTCCTTACCTCACATCAAAGTCCTCAGAACGGTCTCCAGACTCAAACTGCTCCAAACCGGAATCACCATGCTCTTACTCCCGCCCGTCTACTACATGTATTCCCAAGGAGATGCTTCGTACCTACTGGTTAGCTACAGTACGGGAATAGCGGCGTTCGCCGCCGTAATGCTCTACTCAGCTAGTCACTACCTGAGACGCGTTGTTGGGATGATGTACCTGGATGAGTCCCAGACGACGCTGAAAGTGTCTCGCCTGACGTTCTGGGGACGGAGGAATGACGTGTATCTGCCCGTGATGGACGTTATGACTCTGGGGGACACTGGGGACTCCATAGGGGAGACTATATTGAGGTTGAAGCGATATAGTAGTTCTGAGACGCTGTACTTCTCCACTAGACTGGGACGTGTGGTGGATAGGCAggcctttgagaaagtgtttgggaCTTTGATTTGA
- the LOC121553827 gene encoding 4-aminobutyrate aminotransferase, mitochondrial-like has protein sequence MASSILSRHLASSLRPSLGLSASGYRHQQTTGKRVEEVEFDGPCMKTEVPGPRSKILARQLDGIQSVVQVNFFCDYEESKDNYLVDVDGNRMLDVFTQIASIPIGYNHPALTKVMMDPKNMGTFVNRPALGMMPPEQFSEKLVNSLMAVAPKGFSRVQTMSCGSCSNENAYKAIFIWYRNKMRGTPEPTPEEVRTSVINQVPGCPDLTLLSFMGGFHGRTLGCLATTHTKAIQKLDVPSFDWPIAPFPQLRYPLDQFERENAQEEARCLEEAEDLIVKWNQKGRHVAGVVIEPIQAEGGDNHASFDFYRKLREITKKHGCAFLVDEVQTGGGSTGKFWAHEHWGLDDPADIVSFSKKMLTGGYYQKDSFQPDKPFRIFNTWLGDHTKNLLLTEVIKVIKTENLLDQAKRSGKVMLEGLYDLQNKYPHLLSRARGIGTFCAIDVKDEDTRNSLILKARNKGVVLGGCGTQSIRFRPALVFKEHHAHLFLDIFNDAIAELK, from the exons ATGGCCTCCAGTATTCTGAGCCGCCATCTTGCGTCCTCTCTGAGACCCAGCCTTGGGTTGTCTGCTTCAG GATACCGCCATCAACAAACAACAGGTAAAAGAGTTGAGGAAGTTGAGTTTGATGGTCCTTGTATGAAGACTGAGGTTCCAGGGCCCAGATCTAAG ATCCTAGCACGACAACTGGATGGGATTCAG AGTGTGGTCCAGGTGAACTTCTTCTGTGACTATGAGGAGAGTAAAGATAACTACCTGGTGGATGTGGATGGGAACCGCATGCTGGATGTCTTCACCCAGATCGCATCCATACCCATAG GATACAATCACCCAGCACTCACAAAAGTAATGATGGATCCGAAGAATATG GGAACGTTTGTCAACCGACCAGCTCTTGGGATGATGCCACCAGAGCAATTCTCTGAGAAGCTTGTCAACAGCCTGATGGCA GTGGCGCCCAAGGGCTTCAGCAGGGTCCAGACCATGTCCTGCGGATCCTGCTCCAATGAGAACGCTTACAAAGCCATCTTCATCTGGTACAGA AACAAGATGAGAGGAACTCCGGAACCAACTCCCGAGGAAGTAAGAACCAGTGTCATCAACCAG GTTCCTGGCTGCCCTGACCTGACTCTTCTGTCCTTCATGGGCGGATTTCACGGAAGAACTCTGG GCTGCCTGGCCACCACTCACACCAAGGCCATCCAGAAGCTCGACGTGCCGTCTTTTGACTGGCCCATCGCCCCCTTCCCCCAGCTGAGGTACCCCCTGGACCAGTTCGAGAGGGAGAACGCACAGGAGGAGGCCCGTTGCCTGGAGGAg GCGGAGGACCTGATAGTGAAGTGGAATCAGAAGGGTCGGCACGTGGCAGGGGTGGTGATCGAGCCAATCCAGGCAGAGGGAGGGGATAACCACGCCTCCTTCGACTTCTACAGGAAGCTCAGGGAAATCACCAAGAAG CATGGCTGTGCCTTCCTAGTGGATGAGGTGCAGACAGGGGGCGGGTCTACGGGGAAATTCTGGGCCCACGAGCACTGGGGATTGGACGACCCCGCTGACATCGTCTCCTTCAGCAAGAAGATGTTGACAGGAGGGTACTACCAGAAAGACAGCTTTCAGCCTGACAAG CCGTTCAGGATCTTCAACACGTGGCTTGGAGACCACACTAAGAACCTGTTGCTGACAGAGGTCATAAAGGTCATCAAGACAGAGAACCTGCTGGACCAGGCCAAGAGGTCAGGCAAGGTCATGCTGGAGGGACTCTACGACCTAcag AATAAGTACCCCCACCTGCTCAGTAGAGCGAGGGGCATCGGGACGTTCTGTGCCATCGATGTTAAGGATGAAGACACACGCAACAGCCTCATCCTCAAGGCCAGGAATAAGG GTGTGGTTCTAGGGGGCTGTGGAACCCAGTCTATCCGGTTCCGACCAGCTCTAGTGTTCAAGGAACACCATGCTCATCTCTTCCTGGATATCTTTAATGACGCTATCGCTGAGCTCAAGTAG
- the hmox2a gene encoding heme oxygenase 2a: MSKELTTSQTDRQTDRQTDGQLTSQTGSQTDCQPTSQTDGQHTRQIARQTDQQDACRECTRTDKDQRCDEWGGIITEVEDEEDDLSPDDLSELLAEGTKESHDRAENCQFVKDFLRGRIQRELFKRGTAALYFVYTAMEEEIERNRDHPQFAPIYFPTELHRREALAHDLEYFYGEDWENQVTCSPGTQPYVDRIHEVGREDPVLLVAHSYTRYMGDLSGGQILKKVAQRALKLPSSGEGLHFYQFEGIHSAKAFKQLYRSRMNELEMDQETKERIIAESNLAFKFNMEVFTELEEVGKNIKEEVLDAGFPGHGHGDMVGDVNKCPYYAAKMVASGNTNFACQLAMLLLRHPAGQMVLASWAAAVAGLAAWYLM; the protein is encoded by the exons ATGTCTAAGGAGCTAAC aaccagccagacagacagacagacagacagacagacagacggacagcttACCAGCCAGACAGGTAGTCAGACGGACTGCCAACCAACAAGCCAGACGGACGGACAGCATACCAGACAgatagccagacagacagaccagcaagATGCCTGCAGAGAATGTACCAGAACCGACAAAGACCAACGGTGTGACGAATGGGGGGGGATCATCACTGAAGTAGAGGATGAGGAGGACGATCTCAG TCCAGATGACCTGTCAGAGTTGCTAGCAGAGGGAACAAAGGAGTCCCACGACAGAGCAGAGAACTGCCAGTTTGTGAAAGACTTCCTCAGGGGACGCATCCAAAGAGAACTGTTTAAG cGGGGCACAGCTGCCCTCTACTTTGTGTATACTGCcatggaggaggagatagagaggaacagGGACCACCCCCAGTTTGCCCCCATCTACTTCCCCACTGAGCTGCACCGACGTGAGGCTCTGGCCCATGACCTGGAGTACTTCTATGGAGAAGACTGGGAGAACCAG GTCACCTGCTCCCCGGGCACCCAGCCATACGTAGACCGCATCCACGAAGTGGGACGTGAAGACCCGGTCCTGCTGGTGGCCCACTCCTACACCCGCTACATGGGTGACCTCTCTgggggtcagatccttaagaag GTGGCACAGCGGGCGCTGAAGCTGCCCTCTAGTGGCGAGGGGCTGCACTTCTACCAGTTTGAGGGCATCCACAGCGCCAAGGCCTTTAAACAGCTGTACAGGAGCAGGATGAACGAGCTGGAGATGGACCAGGAGACCAAGGAGAGGATCATAGCCGAGTCTAACCTGGCCTTCAAGTTCAACATGGAG GTGTTCACAGAGCTGGAGGAGGTAGGGAAGAACATCAAGGAGGAGGTGTTGGACGCAGGGTTCCCAGGACATGGTCATGGGGACATGGTCGGAGACGTTAACAAGTGCCCTTACTACGCTGCCAAAATGG TGGCCAGTGGCAACACTAACTTTGCCTGTCAGTTAGCCATGCTGCTGCTGAGGCATCCTGCTGGTCAGATGGTTCTGGCCAGCTGGGCGGCTGCTGTCGCCGGATTGGCTGCCTGGTACCTCATGTGA